A region from the Algoriphagus machipongonensis genome encodes:
- a CDS encoding OmpA family protein yields MKKLLTIIIVLFIASSAKAQLYGNKWRVGMSFGSTNYLGDIKPLDVNNFQNFTKLYKKYNTYSDQFSYQFSLEYALGKSVGLMMSVGSYQFGSGDRFVKNDGTLFTESPNFDRALNFQTDLFDAGLSFVIKPDNNWLLSGKSFFAPYLTIGAGVQTFNVYGDLLDANGNQYDYSNVNTIPDGTFETELSDLYTENPNGYRNATLYANVGLGFRFRITKSLELFAQSDFKRAATDYLDDVSGVYRTNYDNSFQEYAALPGTNVPTVENPYRGDPNGRGDWYIYHGVGIKFSFGANKEAFNPPVITQRYTYTPTQLAQNKFEKEAEMEREALVPGVTNNYFTVIQLPSDSKSNNLGFVADSTQLVQIQTELDSLLGISDTLQLSINETQNDLNGLDEILALAERDTSVDESIREARISNFESEKSIALERMSVLNSQLNENDFKIDSLRNLQNSSSPEQLALDSASQMRELIIYPGQVSRILYSAGNETVFQLDSSQNQQALKQNSSEETFTKEEFDEELEKFRSEMLQAQAKRDSAMLMAFASKIPTEEEENSRARNRDNEEDPQEVLINTDGIDDKTAKKLEKNRKKQEKLEKKNNELLKDALLIGGTAAATSAINNSGDKKEAAAQAAYDSALLAKIALDSMLIDSLRNIPPVIDTVEIEKPTPQFLSSSKVELYFDINMTEPSEEEIQKLDPVIEYLTNNPEVKVELIGFADNTGSISYNLKITEKRVESVTEILTSKFQISEDRILKNNGGLIIRGSTKGSVKNDRKVEIRILN; encoded by the coding sequence ATGAAAAAGTTACTGACAATAATAATTGTGCTTTTCATTGCTTCTTCGGCTAAAGCACAGCTTTATGGCAACAAATGGAGGGTTGGAATGAGCTTTGGATCAACCAACTACTTGGGAGACATCAAACCTTTAGATGTAAATAACTTTCAAAACTTTACAAAGCTTTATAAGAAGTACAATACGTACTCAGATCAATTTTCCTATCAATTCTCATTAGAGTACGCCCTTGGGAAATCCGTGGGTTTAATGATGTCTGTAGGAAGTTACCAGTTTGGCTCGGGCGATAGATTCGTCAAAAATGATGGTACACTTTTTACCGAAAGCCCCAATTTTGACAGAGCTTTAAATTTCCAAACCGATCTTTTTGATGCAGGACTTTCCTTTGTAATTAAACCGGATAACAATTGGTTACTTTCAGGTAAGTCATTCTTTGCTCCTTACCTAACTATTGGAGCGGGTGTTCAAACTTTTAATGTCTATGGTGATTTGCTAGATGCAAATGGAAATCAATATGATTATTCAAATGTCAACACCATACCCGATGGAACCTTTGAAACTGAATTATCTGATTTATATACCGAAAATCCGAATGGATATAGAAATGCAACTTTGTATGCAAATGTGGGTTTAGGATTTAGGTTTAGAATTACAAAGTCTTTAGAACTTTTTGCACAATCAGATTTCAAGAGGGCAGCAACAGACTATTTGGATGATGTTTCGGGTGTCTATCGAACGAACTACGATAACAGCTTTCAAGAATATGCCGCACTCCCTGGAACCAATGTACCTACAGTTGAAAATCCCTATAGAGGAGATCCTAATGGCCGAGGTGATTGGTATATTTATCATGGGGTTGGGATAAAATTTAGTTTTGGTGCCAATAAAGAAGCTTTTAACCCTCCTGTTATTACTCAGAGATACACTTACACTCCCACCCAACTGGCTCAAAACAAATTTGAAAAAGAAGCAGAAATGGAAAGAGAGGCACTGGTACCTGGTGTGACCAACAATTATTTTACTGTCATCCAACTTCCATCGGATTCCAAAAGCAATAATTTGGGATTTGTCGCAGACTCAACCCAGTTGGTTCAAATTCAAACAGAATTAGATTCTTTGCTTGGCATTAGTGATACGCTTCAACTTTCCATTAATGAGACCCAAAACGATTTAAATGGTCTTGATGAGATATTAGCTCTTGCAGAGAGAGACACTTCAGTAGATGAATCTATCAGAGAGGCAAGAATTTCAAATTTTGAAAGTGAAAAATCTATTGCCCTGGAAAGAATGTCAGTTTTAAACAGTCAATTAAATGAAAACGACTTTAAAATTGACTCTTTAAGGAATCTCCAAAATTCCAGCTCTCCCGAGCAATTGGCATTAGATTCTGCGTCACAGATGCGAGAGTTAATTATTTACCCAGGGCAAGTAAGCAGAATTCTATATTCTGCAGGAAATGAAACTGTATTTCAGTTGGATTCATCTCAAAATCAGCAAGCCTTAAAGCAAAATTCTTCTGAAGAAACGTTTACCAAAGAGGAATTTGATGAAGAGTTAGAAAAATTCAGGTCAGAAATGTTGCAAGCCCAAGCAAAAAGAGATTCAGCAATGTTGATGGCATTTGCCTCCAAAATCCCGACAGAAGAAGAGGAAAATTCTAGAGCTAGAAACAGGGATAATGAAGAAGATCCTCAAGAGGTATTAATAAATACCGATGGGATAGATGATAAGACGGCAAAGAAACTTGAAAAGAATAGAAAGAAACAGGAAAAGCTTGAGAAGAAAAACAACGAACTTCTGAAAGATGCATTATTGATTGGGGGAACAGCAGCTGCAACTTCGGCCATCAATAACAGTGGTGACAAAAAAGAAGCAGCAGCTCAAGCGGCTTATGACTCTGCTTTATTGGCTAAAATAGCGTTGGATTCTATGTTGATTGACAGCCTTAGAAATATCCCGCCTGTAATTGATACGGTAGAAATTGAAAAACCAACTCCTCAATTCCTCAGCTCTAGTAAGGTCGAACTTTATTTTGACATTAATATGACAGAACCGAGTGAAGAAGAGATTCAAAAACTGGATCCAGTAATTGAATATTTAACAAATAA
- a CDS encoding citrate synthase, which translates to MSESAKLSFNGQEYEFPVITGTENESAIDIAKLRGASGLITLDPGFKNTGSTSSAITFLDGEEGILRYRGYRIEDLAEKSSFLEVAYLLIYGELPTQAEYETFSKEITHHTLVHEDIKKILEGFPSNAHPMGVLSSLICSLTAFYPESLLQNRSDEEVNMSIIRLLAKMPTFAAWAYKNEVGHPVNYPDNSLDYCSNFLKMMFALPAEKYDVDPVVASALDKLLILHADHEQNCSTSTVRIVGSSHASVYASISAGINALWGPLHGGANQSVIEMLEAIKADGGDAKKYLDKAKDKNDPFRLMGFGHRVYKNFDPRAKIIKKAADDVLEKLGVNDPVLDIAKELEHAALNDQYFIDRKLYPNVDFYSGIIYRALGIPTDMFTVMFALGRLPGWIAQWKEMRENNEPIGRPRQVYVGANEREYVSMNKR; encoded by the coding sequence ATGTCTGAATCCGCTAAGTTGTCCTTCAATGGACAGGAGTATGAATTTCCGGTAATTACCGGCACAGAAAATGAATCCGCAATTGATATTGCAAAGCTCAGAGGAGCTTCCGGTTTAATCACCCTTGACCCGGGATTTAAAAATACTGGTTCCACCTCTAGCGCCATTACCTTTTTAGATGGTGAAGAAGGAATTCTTCGATATAGAGGCTATAGAATTGAAGATCTTGCAGAAAAGTCTTCATTTCTTGAAGTAGCTTACCTTTTAATTTATGGTGAGCTACCCACCCAGGCTGAGTATGAAACTTTTTCTAAGGAAATCACACATCATACTTTAGTTCACGAGGATATTAAAAAAATTCTTGAAGGCTTCCCTTCAAATGCACATCCAATGGGAGTGCTATCCTCTCTTATTTGTTCACTAACTGCTTTCTATCCTGAGTCTTTGTTGCAAAACAGAAGCGATGAGGAAGTAAATATGAGCATCATTAGATTATTAGCTAAGATGCCAACATTTGCAGCTTGGGCTTATAAGAATGAGGTTGGGCATCCGGTTAATTATCCAGACAACTCACTGGACTATTGTTCAAACTTCCTTAAAATGATGTTTGCACTTCCAGCTGAGAAATATGATGTTGACCCTGTGGTAGCATCGGCATTGGACAAACTATTAATCTTACATGCTGACCACGAGCAAAACTGTTCTACATCTACTGTAAGAATTGTAGGTTCTTCTCATGCATCTGTCTATGCTTCTATCTCTGCTGGCATCAATGCACTTTGGGGCCCACTTCATGGTGGAGCTAACCAATCAGTTATTGAAATGCTTGAAGCGATCAAAGCAGATGGTGGCGATGCTAAAAAATACCTAGATAAAGCTAAGGACAAAAATGATCCATTCCGCCTTATGGGATTTGGTCATAGAGTGTACAAAAACTTTGATCCAAGAGCCAAGATTATCAAAAAAGCTGCTGATGATGTGTTAGAAAAATTAGGTGTAAATGACCCAGTATTGGATATTGCTAAAGAACTGGAGCATGCGGCACTTAATGATCAATACTTCATTGACAGAAAGTTATATCCTAACGTAGATTTCTATTCAGGAATCATTTACAGAGCATTGGGAATCCCAACTGACATGTTTACTGTAATGTTTGCGCTGGGAAGACTTCCAGGATGGATTGCTCAGTGGAAAGAAATGAGAGAAAACAATGAACCTATTGGTCGTCCAAGACAAGTGTATGTTGGAGCCAATGAGCGTGAATATGTTTCTATGAATAAGAGATAA
- a CDS encoding acyl-CoA-binding protein yields MSTENLEQAIALTKKFTSKPSNENLLKLYGLYKQATIGDNEEERPGGFDFKAAAKYNSWLSFKGKSKEEAKQEYIELVELLSKSHL; encoded by the coding sequence ATGAGTACTGAAAATCTTGAACAAGCTATAGCTCTTACTAAAAAATTCACCAGTAAGCCTTCTAATGAAAATTTATTAAAATTATACGGCCTCTATAAGCAGGCTACTATTGGAGATAATGAAGAAGAAAGGCCTGGAGGTTTTGACTTTAAAGCTGCGGCAAAATATAACAGTTGGCTTTCTTTTAAAGGCAAATCCAAAGAAGAAGCTAAGCAGGAATACATCGAGTTAGTAGAGCTCCTTTCAAAATCACATTTATAA
- a CDS encoding phosphatase PAP2 family protein, whose amino-acid sequence MIENLKKWDEELFIFLNSLHAEWLDPIMFQLTETITWIPFYGLLIFFIYRSDPKISWWVFGGVALAILIADQTTSGLMKPFFERLRPCHDERWEGIIHNYGRCGGLYGFASSHAANTFAIATFLNLKIGKKIKHLKWLFLWAAIISYTRIYLGVHYPTDIFIGAVIGFLAGLISWFLIVFIKREILKSLLK is encoded by the coding sequence ATGATAGAAAACCTTAAAAAGTGGGATGAGGAGCTGTTTATTTTTCTAAACTCCTTGCATGCGGAATGGCTTGACCCCATTATGTTTCAGCTTACCGAAACAATTACCTGGATCCCATTTTATGGTCTCTTGATATTTTTCATATATCGCTCAGATCCAAAAATCAGCTGGTGGGTTTTTGGTGGTGTTGCCTTGGCAATCCTTATTGCTGACCAAACAACCTCAGGACTAATGAAGCCATTTTTCGAAAGATTGAGGCCTTGTCATGACGAACGCTGGGAAGGTATTATTCATAATTATGGAAGGTGTGGTGGTTTATACGGCTTTGCTTCCTCCCATGCTGCTAATACTTTTGCTATAGCCACTTTTTTGAATCTAAAAATCGGGAAAAAAATTAAACACCTAAAATGGCTCTTCCTGTGGGCTGCTATCATTTCCTATACCAGAATCTATCTGGGTGTCCACTACCCTACAGATATTTTTATTGGTGCTGTCATAGGTTTTTTGGCCGGATTAATCAGCTGGTTTTTAATCGTATTTATCAAGAGAGAAATTCTAAAATCGCTTTTGAAATAA
- the tamL gene encoding translocation and assembly module lipoprotein TamL, with translation MKFTKYILFICALIALAACSVTKRIPDGKFLLYENELEGVEQTNKDDLNPLIIQEPNTIIPVFDYSLGVNIYRLGQSFYDSAKVDAKLDEKREELQLISQRRSENPDDGKLIKKQEKLETKVENLEKKQEFGNFLMRTGNPATILDSSKTVLSTTEMSNYLFNKGYMDAKVEYEVRTKKKKAFVTYKVIENQPYTIDSVYVRSENEEILKLINSSNSELQVNTNYDQDKIVAERNRLEDLLKNNGFFMFSKSFIEYNVFQDTSKKTVVIEELIRKPTFTDIHEVYTIDSIYFRVNPGANIFEDEKVSKQYRDIDFSFYRDRFSEKILSSRVFLNKGERYNRSKVLQSQRQLNNLDLFRFVNISFDTLNTSLTAKIITQPNQKYQLTNQLGLSITEQLPGPFFSASLRNRNFFRAGEILEFNFRAGLEGVASATDQGVYQSKELGTSASVIFPRFLIPFFPKSLEKYGKYNPNTRTLIGYNYTNRPEYTRSGLNGLISYTWATTSNRQQFTLNLADINYIRTPKITDEFFDVLVDLVEQGNNLIWSFLPSIVSSISGQTIINFNRYGEFATNSASLLKLFAESGGTTLNFLNVEDNNDETDLGRFQWLKFQADFRKYIPIDNKQTIAYRLNFGIAQPYGVSNGILPYEKYFFAGGGTSIRAWQARRLGPGSYTPPLTESGYFDYRFEQPAEMLFETMLEYRRKLVGYFDMALFIDAGNSWNIGVEPSRPGSDFRYDRFYKEIAVGTGIGLRMDFDFLIIRLDMATKAIDPARPEGERWILDNISFKRPLGEKGQTVFNFGIGYPF, from the coding sequence TTGAAATTCACCAAATATATACTTTTTATCTGTGCCCTAATTGCCTTGGCAGCATGTTCTGTTACCAAGCGAATACCCGATGGAAAATTTCTACTCTATGAAAATGAATTGGAGGGAGTAGAACAAACTAATAAAGATGACCTTAACCCCTTGATCATTCAAGAACCTAATACCATTATCCCTGTATTTGATTATTCTTTAGGTGTCAATATTTATCGCTTAGGCCAATCCTTTTATGACAGCGCCAAAGTAGATGCAAAACTTGATGAAAAAAGAGAAGAACTTCAGCTAATTAGCCAAAGAAGATCTGAGAACCCTGATGATGGAAAATTGATTAAGAAACAGGAAAAGCTGGAGACTAAAGTCGAAAACCTGGAAAAAAAACAAGAGTTCGGTAACTTTTTAATGCGAACCGGAAACCCGGCCACTATTTTAGATAGTTCAAAAACCGTTTTATCTACCACTGAAATGAGCAACTACCTTTTCAATAAGGGATATATGGATGCAAAAGTGGAATATGAGGTAAGAACAAAAAAGAAAAAAGCATTTGTAACCTATAAAGTTATAGAGAACCAGCCTTACACCATTGATTCAGTTTATGTTAGATCTGAAAATGAAGAAATTCTAAAATTGATTAATTCTTCAAATAGTGAGCTCCAAGTCAACACTAATTACGACCAAGATAAAATAGTAGCCGAAAGAAACCGCCTGGAAGATCTCTTGAAGAACAACGGGTTTTTCATGTTTTCAAAATCCTTTATTGAATACAATGTCTTCCAAGACACCAGTAAGAAAACCGTGGTCATAGAAGAATTAATCAGGAAACCCACTTTTACAGATATTCATGAAGTATACACCATTGATTCTATCTATTTCAGAGTAAATCCCGGTGCTAACATTTTTGAGGATGAAAAGGTCTCCAAGCAATATAGAGACATTGATTTCTCCTTTTATCGAGATCGGTTTTCTGAAAAAATCCTCTCCTCTCGGGTATTTTTAAACAAAGGAGAAAGATATAATCGCTCAAAAGTCCTCCAGTCCCAAAGGCAATTAAACAACCTGGACCTATTTCGGTTTGTGAACATTTCTTTTGACACACTCAACACCTCATTGACAGCCAAAATAATCACACAACCCAACCAGAAATACCAATTAACCAACCAACTGGGACTTAGCATAACGGAACAATTACCAGGGCCATTCTTCTCGGCATCTTTGAGAAACAGAAACTTCTTCAGAGCAGGAGAAATCCTGGAGTTTAACTTCCGAGCAGGTTTAGAAGGTGTTGCCTCTGCTACGGACCAAGGGGTTTATCAAAGTAAAGAATTGGGAACTTCGGCCTCTGTCATTTTCCCAAGATTCCTTATTCCTTTCTTTCCTAAAAGTTTAGAAAAATACGGTAAATACAACCCAAACACCCGGACTCTAATAGGTTACAATTACACCAATAGGCCAGAATACACCCGTTCTGGTTTGAACGGATTAATTTCCTATACATGGGCGACCACAAGTAACCGACAACAGTTTACCTTAAATTTAGCAGATATTAATTATATCCGCACGCCTAAGATTACAGATGAATTCTTTGATGTGCTTGTCGATTTAGTGGAACAGGGAAACAACCTAATCTGGTCATTTTTACCATCCATTGTCAGTAGTATTTCAGGTCAGACCATTATCAACTTCAATAGGTATGGAGAATTTGCAACAAACAGTGCGTCTTTATTAAAACTCTTTGCAGAAAGTGGTGGTACTACCCTCAATTTTCTGAATGTTGAGGACAATAATGATGAAACTGATTTAGGAAGATTTCAGTGGCTTAAATTCCAAGCTGATTTCCGAAAGTATATTCCTATCGATAATAAGCAAACGATCGCCTACCGTTTGAATTTCGGAATTGCCCAACCCTACGGAGTAAGTAATGGGATTCTACCTTATGAGAAGTATTTCTTTGCAGGGGGTGGAACCAGTATTCGCGCATGGCAAGCAAGACGACTTGGTCCAGGTAGCTACACCCCACCTCTGACAGAATCCGGCTATTTCGATTATAGATTTGAGCAACCTGCAGAAATGCTATTTGAAACAATGCTTGAATATCGAAGAAAACTCGTAGGCTATTTTGATATGGCATTATTTATCGATGCTGGAAACTCCTGGAACATTGGAGTGGAACCTTCAAGACCTGGCTCTGATTTCCGATATGATCGTTTTTATAAAGAAATAGCCGTGGGAACCGGTATTGGACTGAGAATGGACTTTGATTTTCTCATCATCCGATTGGATATGGCTACCAAAGCCATCGATCCAGCAAGACCCGAAGGGGAGCGTTGGATTTTGGACAACATAAGTTTTAAAAGACCTTTAGGTGAAAAAGGTCAAACAGTTTTTAACTTTGGGATTGGATATCCATTTTAA
- the hemF gene encoding oxygen-dependent coproporphyrinogen oxidase: MPRKSKEEIAEIYQGIQDHICEQLELGDGQGKFKEDKWSRDGGGGGRTRIFENGKIIEKGGVAFSAVHGPTPEKILAKLKLEKANFYATGVSIVLHPKSPLVPIIHMNIRYFEMDNGVHWFGGGIDLTPHYIDIEDAKFFHQEVKNVCDNFYSEAYDKYKKWADDYFFIRHRNETRGIGGIFYDQLKANSDTEFQKILDFSLNIGRLFPKVYNHFMSKNADKAYGLQEKAWQNLRRGRYVEFNLVWDAGTKFGLDTNGRTESILMSMPPNASWEYMHQPEIGSQENFTLNNLRKGIDWLTFNS; the protein is encoded by the coding sequence ATGCCTAGAAAAAGTAAAGAAGAAATCGCTGAAATTTATCAAGGGATTCAAGATCACATATGTGAGCAATTGGAGCTTGGAGATGGACAAGGTAAGTTTAAAGAAGATAAATGGTCTCGTGATGGAGGTGGAGGAGGTAGAACCCGAATTTTTGAAAATGGAAAAATAATTGAAAAAGGAGGCGTGGCATTTTCAGCCGTTCATGGACCCACTCCAGAGAAAATATTGGCAAAACTCAAATTGGAAAAAGCCAACTTTTATGCAACGGGAGTTTCCATCGTACTACATCCAAAAAGTCCTTTGGTCCCAATCATCCATATGAATATCCGTTATTTTGAAATGGATAATGGAGTTCACTGGTTTGGTGGAGGAATAGACCTAACCCCACATTACATAGACATTGAGGATGCAAAATTCTTTCATCAAGAGGTCAAAAATGTCTGCGACAACTTTTATTCTGAAGCCTATGATAAATACAAAAAGTGGGCGGATGATTACTTCTTTATCAGGCATAGAAATGAAACACGAGGTATTGGAGGGATTTTTTACGATCAATTAAAAGCCAATTCAGATACAGAATTCCAGAAAATTTTAGATTTTAGTTTAAATATTGGTCGACTCTTTCCTAAAGTTTACAATCATTTCATGAGTAAAAATGCAGACAAAGCGTATGGTTTACAGGAAAAAGCTTGGCAAAACCTAAGAAGAGGTCGCTATGTAGAATTCAATTTAGTTTGGGATGCAGGAACAAAATTTGGATTAGACACCAATGGAAGAACAGAAAGTATATTGATGAGTATGCCACCTAATGCTTCGTGGGAGTACATGCATCAACCAGAGATTGGTTCACAAGAAAATTTCACTTTAAATAACCTCCGTAAAGGAATTGATTGGTTAACTTTTAACTCATGA
- a CDS encoding bile acid:sodium symporter family protein: MIQKLFKTLNKVGINGFLLGIFLAIFLGYLLPELGSNESSIPWKPIINVGIGLVFFFYGVKLDPVKLKEGLVNWKLHVLIQSATYIIFPGLILLLLSALPFIKEEFKLGITYLSVLPSTVSASVVMVSIAGGNLPGAIFNASISSLIGVVLTPAWMGLLNDSGEISMEFLPTLGELSLKVLLPVFLGVLAHQWLYPKIASHIGKIKYLDQSVIMIIVFTSFAQSFSEEVFAPFKIGTLVEIALIMLGVFFLIWGIIFVLTRLLKFSRDDQITALFCGSKKSLVQGVVIGKVIFPDPAVLALAILPLMLYHIQQLIAGSIIASSMGNKSKKI, from the coding sequence ATGATTCAGAAACTTTTTAAAACACTCAACAAAGTTGGGATCAATGGCTTTTTACTAGGGATATTTTTAGCGATTTTTCTTGGTTATTTATTGCCAGAATTGGGTTCTAATGAATCCAGTATTCCTTGGAAACCCATCATTAATGTAGGGATAGGTTTGGTCTTTTTCTTTTATGGGGTAAAGTTGGATCCTGTAAAGCTTAAAGAAGGCTTGGTTAACTGGAAGCTTCACGTTTTAATTCAGAGCGCTACTTATATTATTTTTCCAGGATTAATTTTATTGCTTTTATCGGCACTCCCATTTATAAAGGAGGAGTTTAAGCTTGGGATTACTTACTTGTCTGTGCTTCCATCAACAGTAAGCGCTTCGGTGGTAATGGTTTCCATCGCAGGAGGAAATCTACCGGGTGCCATTTTCAATGCGAGCATTTCCAGTTTAATTGGAGTAGTCCTTACGCCTGCTTGGATGGGGCTACTAAATGATTCTGGAGAAATCTCTATGGAGTTCCTTCCCACGCTCGGTGAACTTTCGCTAAAGGTTCTCTTACCAGTATTCCTAGGTGTATTGGCACATCAATGGTTGTACCCCAAAATAGCCAGTCATATTGGGAAAATTAAATATCTAGATCAATCAGTAATCATGATTATTGTATTTACTTCCTTTGCTCAGTCTTTTTCGGAGGAGGTTTTTGCGCCATTTAAAATAGGCACTTTAGTGGAAATAGCTTTGATTATGCTAGGGGTGTTCTTTCTGATTTGGGGCATTATTTTTGTTCTTACTCGTTTATTAAAATTTTCAAGGGATGATCAAATAACTGCATTATTTTGCGGTTCAAAGAAGTCTCTTGTACAAGGTGTTGTGATCGGCAAAGTCATATTTCCTGATCCAGCAGTCCTTGCTTTAGCAATACTGCCGCTGATGTTATATCATATTCAGCAGTTAATCGCAGGTTCTATAATAGCTTCAAGCATGGGGAATAAATCCAAAAAAATATAA
- a CDS encoding BrxA/BrxB family bacilliredoxin → MYPEELIAPMRAELSNEGFEEFKTADIVADKLGPDQKGTTFVVVNSVCGCAAGAARPGVKYALEQAKVKPDVLGTVFAGNDKDAVDKFREIVLPYPPSSPAMALFKDGELVHFIERHHIEGRNAKMIGDHLVEVFEHFCAK, encoded by the coding sequence ATGTATCCAGAAGAATTAATTGCTCCCATGAGAGCAGAGCTTTCTAACGAAGGATTTGAAGAATTCAAAACTGCAGATATTGTAGCTGATAAGCTTGGTCCAGATCAAAAAGGAACCACCTTTGTGGTTGTAAATTCGGTATGTGGATGTGCTGCTGGAGCTGCAAGACCAGGAGTAAAATATGCATTAGAGCAAGCAAAAGTAAAGCCTGATGTATTGGGAACTGTATTTGCAGGAAATGATAAAGATGCAGTAGATAAGTTTAGAGAAATTGTACTTCCCTACCCTCCATCCTCTCCAGCGATGGCCTTATTCAAGGATGGTGAGTTGGTACATTTTATTGAGCGTCATCACATCGAAGGTAGAAATGCCAAGATGATCGGCGATCATTTAGTAGAAGTTTTCGAGCACTTTTGTGCCAAATAA
- a CDS encoding TrmH family RNA methyltransferase, with product MLSKNTVKFIKTLHQKKYRIQSQKFFVEGEKSVLEVINSGFLIDMILVTERFYERHEGKLKNLNAEILHATQNQLENIGQYRSNETALAVVNMKPNDRFSFPENELVIALDDVRDPGNLGTIIRIADWYGIKNLLFSSQTADFYNPKVIQSSMGSFTRVNFYYGDLKEVFEEWGVPIYGAYLGGSNIHELKSPAAGVLLMGNESNGISKELEPFVSKKLTIPGSGEAESLNVAIATAILCDNFCRLNGI from the coding sequence ATGCTTAGCAAAAATACGGTTAAGTTTATAAAAACCTTACATCAAAAGAAATACCGAATTCAATCGCAAAAGTTCTTTGTCGAAGGTGAAAAATCTGTTTTAGAGGTTATTAATTCAGGATTTTTAATAGACATGATTTTAGTGACAGAACGGTTTTATGAGCGGCATGAGGGAAAGCTTAAGAACTTAAACGCAGAAATACTCCATGCGACCCAAAATCAGTTAGAAAATATTGGACAGTACCGTAGTAATGAGACGGCATTGGCAGTAGTAAATATGAAGCCAAACGATCGTTTTTCTTTCCCTGAAAATGAGTTGGTCATTGCATTAGACGATGTAAGAGATCCAGGTAACTTAGGAACAATAATCCGGATTGCAGATTGGTATGGCATAAAAAACTTACTTTTCTCATCTCAAACAGCTGATTTTTATAACCCAAAGGTAATTCAGTCTAGTATGGGCTCTTTTACCAGAGTTAACTTTTACTATGGTGATCTTAAAGAGGTTTTTGAAGAATGGGGAGTTCCTATATATGGAGCCTACCTTGGTGGATCGAATATTCATGAATTGAAGAGTCCTGCAGCAGGAGTTTTGCTGATGGGGAACGAGTCTAATGGTATTTCAAAGGAACTGGAGCCTTTTGTCTCAAAAAAGCTGACAATTCCTGGAAGTGGGGAAGCAGAATCCTTAAACGTTGCTATAGCCACTGCCATTCTTTGTGACAACTTTTGCAGATTAAATGGAATATGA
- a CDS encoding DUF59 domain-containing protein: METENNTKVSQITDLKEKVVTAIKQVYDPEIPVDVYELGLIYEITVYPVNNVYVLMTLTSPNCPSAEFIPSEVKDKIQQIQGINNVEVELTFDPPYSQDMMSEAAQLELGFL, translated from the coding sequence ATGGAAACTGAAAACAATACCAAGGTGTCACAAATAACAGATTTGAAGGAGAAAGTGGTTACTGCAATCAAGCAGGTATATGATCCAGAAATCCCTGTTGATGTTTATGAACTAGGCTTGATTTATGAAATTACAGTTTATCCTGTAAACAACGTCTATGTACTGATGACGCTGACTTCTCCCAATTGTCCATCTGCTGAATTTATTCCTTCTGAAGTGAAAGATAAAATCCAGCAAATTCAGGGAATCAATAATGTTGAAGTAGAACTTACCTTTGACCCGCCTTATTCTCAAGATATGATGTCGGAAGCGGCTCAATTAGAATTAGGGTTTTTATAA
- a CDS encoding SufE family protein, giving the protein MSSIQDVQEEIISEFEILGDDKESTIFYIMELGGNMEEFPENERIEENIIKGCQSKVWLIAEEKEGKVHYQADSNTDITKGLISLLIRVLNDRSPQEIIDSELDFIPKIGMGSIIGSQRSNGLAAMIKQMKLYALAVQAKQNA; this is encoded by the coding sequence ATGAGTAGCATTCAGGACGTTCAAGAGGAAATCATCAGTGAATTCGAAATCCTAGGAGATGATAAAGAAAGTACTATTTTCTATATCATGGAGTTGGGTGGAAACATGGAAGAATTTCCTGAAAATGAACGAATTGAAGAAAACATTATTAAAGGTTGCCAATCAAAAGTTTGGCTGATCGCAGAAGAAAAAGAGGGGAAAGTTCATTACCAGGCTGATTCCAATACGGATATTACGAAAGGACTTATTTCTTTACTTATCAGAGTATTGAATGATAGAAGCCCTCAAGAGATCATCGATTCGGAATTAGATTTTATTCCTAAAATAGGAATGGGTAGTATCATAGGTAGTCAAAGATCCAATGGACTTGCTGCTATGATCAAACAAATGAAGCTTTATGCACTTGCTGTACAAGCCAAACAAAATGCTTGA